A window of the Cucurbita pepo subsp. pepo cultivar mu-cu-16 chromosome LG01, ASM280686v2, whole genome shotgun sequence genome harbors these coding sequences:
- the LOC111777912 gene encoding F-box/kelch-repeat protein At5g15710-like, whose protein sequence is MDGIGESSQSGSGIVDSKSLGSGVVREDNRVAEQVSPLGGGGRNTSPLGRAGSRNTSPSRQKVIKTKPRGLDEETVTTFSKASHPDVQMEDGIWAMLPEDLLNEILARVPPFLIFRLLSVCKKWNSILQDTSFLKFHAQVPSHGPCLLTFWKNSQTPQCSVFSLPLKTWYKIPFTFLPPWAFWLVGSSGGLVCFSGLDGLTFKTLVCNPLTQKWRALPSMHHNQQRQLILVVDRTDRSFKVVATSDIYGDKSLPTEVYDSKLNRWSLHQTMPAVNLCSSKMAYCDSKLYLEALSPLGLMMYRLDTGYWEHIPARFPRSLLDGYLVAGTQKRLFLVGRIGLYSTLQSMRIWELDHAKIMWVEISRMPPKYFRILLRLSAERFECFGQDNLICFTSWNQGKSLLYDVDKKVWSWIAGCALQSCNSQVCFYEPRFDASVF, encoded by the coding sequence ATGGATGGGATTGGGGAATCTTCTCAATCTGGGTCTGGAATTGTTGATTCTAAATCTTTGGGAAGTGGGGTTGTTCGTGAAGACAATAGGGTTGCTGAACAAGTGTCGCCCCTGGGAGGTGGGGGGAGGAATACTAGTCCATTGGGTAGGGCAGGATCCAGAAATACTAGTCCTTCGAGGCAGAAGGTTATAAAGACCAAACCTCGTGGTCTAGATGAAGAAACAGTTACAACATTTAGTAAAGCATCCCATCCAGATGTTCAAATGGAAGATGGTATATGGGCGATGCTGCCTGAAGATTTGTTAAACGAGATCTTAGCTAGAGTTCCtccatttttaatctttaggCTTCTTTCTGTTTGTAAAAAGTGGAATTCTATACTTCAAGACACTAGTTTTCTTAAATTTCATGCACAAGTGCCTTCACATGGGCCTTGTCTTCTCACATTTTGGAAGAATTCTCAAACCCCCCAATGCTCAGTCTTCAGCTTGCCATTAAAAACATGGTATAAGATTCCATTCACATTTTTGCCTCCTTGGGCATTCTGGTTGGTTGGTTCATCTGGCGGTCTTGTTTGCTTTTCTGGGCTTGATGGACTAACTTTCAAAACCTTGGTATGCAATCCCCTCACACAAAAGTGGAGGGCCTTGCCAAGTATGCACCATAATCAGCAGAGGCAGCTGATTTTGGTTGTTGATCGGACTGATCGGTCATTTAAAGTCGTAGCGACTAGTGATATTTATGGTGACAAGTCCCTGCCCACTGAAGTTTATGACTCAAAGCTGAACCGTTGGTCACTTCATCAAACTATGCCTGCTGTAAATCTCTGCTCCTCGAAGATGGCATATTGTGATTCCAAATTATACTTGGAAGCTCTTTCTCCGCTTGGTTTAATGATGTATCGGCTGGATACAGGCTATTGGGAACATATTCCTGCTAGGTTCCCTCGTTCTTTATTGGATGGGTATTTGGTTGCTGGTACACAGAAGCGCCTATTTCTTGTTGGAAGGATTGGTCTTTATAGCACTCTTCAAAGCATGAGAATTTGGGAACTAGATCATGCAAAAATTATGTGGGTGGAGATTAGTAGAATGCCACCTAAATATTTTCGTATTTTGTTGAGGTTATCGGCAGAGAGATTTGAGTGCTTTGGACAGGATAATCTGATCTGCTTTACATCTTGGAACCAAGGAAAGAGTCTTCTTTATGACGTCGATAAGAAAGTATGGTCTTGGATTGCTGGCTGTGCTTTGCAGTCATGTAACAGCCAGGTCTGCTTTTATGAACCAAGATTTGATGCTTCTGTATTCTGA